A window of Nicotiana tabacum cultivar K326 chromosome 24, ASM71507v2, whole genome shotgun sequence contains these coding sequences:
- the LOC107816008 gene encoding protein EARLY RESPONSIVE TO DEHYDRATION 15, giving the protein MALVSGGRSSLNPNAPLFVPSFVRQVEDFSPEWWNLVTTSTWFHDYWMSQNQGEEYGNDQYGAGNDIADLLPENIDLNVDEDILNMEAQFEEFLQSSRSGQQGIKSPLYGVNGIPQYGLPNVSDALIRTMRSPRSPVAPPMYYEKPAKIVSSRNSFRSIQQPR; this is encoded by the exons ATGGCATTAGTTTCTGGAGGAAGATCATCGTTGAATCCAAATGCGCCCCTCTTTGTTCCTTCGTTTGTGCGCCAAGTGGAGGACTTTTCACCAGAATGGTGGAATTTGGTGACAACTTCAACATGGTTCCATGACTATTGGATGAGCCAGAACCAGGGAGAGGAATATGGTAATGATCAATATGGAGCTGGTAACGATATTGCTGATTTGCTTCCGGAGAATATTGATCTTAATGTGGATGAGGATATCTTGAACATGGAAGCTCAGTTTGAGGAATTTCTCCAATCATCCCGAAGTGGGCAACAAGGAATTAAGTCACCTCTCTATGGTGTCAATGGAATTCCGCAATATG GTTTACCCAATGTTTCTGATGCACTGATAAGAACTATGCGTTCACCAAGATCCCCCGTTGCGCCTCCAATGTACTATGAGAAGCCAGCCAAGATTGTGAGCTCAAGGAACAGCTTCCGCAGCATCCAGCAGCCTCGCTGA